The following is a genomic window from Candidatus Binatia bacterium.
CCGTCATCCTCGGCACGGTGGTGGTGTTGATCGCGGGAACCATCAGCATCTCCCGGATCCAGCTGGAGGACGAACGCATCCTGATGTTCGAGCCCTCCGCGCCGATCCGAATCGCCGATCAAGCCATCAATGAGCGATTCGCCGGAACCTACTTCGTCGACGTGATCGTCGAGACGACGGAGGAGGAGGGCCTGTTCCTCCCCGAGAATCTCCGTCGCATCGAGCGTCTTCAGGCATTCCTCGCAGCGCTGCCCCGCGTCGGCGGAGCCACGTCTATCGTGGATCACATCAAACAGATGAACCGCTCGGTGAACGAGGGACGCGAAGATGCATACGTTCTCCCCGACAACGCCGACGTAATCGCGCAGTACATGCTGCTCTACTCGGCGAGCGTGGACCCCAGCCGGCAAGCGGAACTCTCGACGATCGACTACCGGGCGACTCCCGTTCGCGCGATGCTCGATCGGGGTCGCATGTCCGACTTCAGCATCGTCACCAACGCCACCCAGGAGTTCATCCGTGACGAGTTCAATGCTCCCGGGATCACCGCACGACTGTCGGGGCCCGGCGCCATCGAATCCAGTCGGGCCGAAGCGATGCGCACCGGCAGTCTTCGAGGCCTCGCTACCTGCTTCTTGACGGTCTGGATCGTCACCCTAATCTGCTTTCGCTCTCTCGCAGCGAGCCTCCTCACGATGGTCCCGGTCGCCAGCGCCGTGTTCATCACCTACGCCGTGATGGGCGCGTTCGGTATCTGGCTGAGCGCTCCGACCGTGATGACGGCGGCGCTCGCCATCGGACTCGCCGTCGACCCTGCCGTCCACACCGTAGGACAGCTGAACGCTCTGGTTCACCGGGATGGGTTGTCCCTGGAGGAGGCGCTACCGGTGCTGTTCCGCTCCACCGGGCGTGCACTATTCTTCGACGTCCTGGCGATCTCGCTCTGCTTCGGCGTGCTCATGCTGAGCGCTCTGTTCGGACTGCGCGAGTTCGGGTTCCTGCTCGTCGTCTGCGTGACGACGAGCTTCATCGCCACGATCGGCCTGCTACCGGCGCTCTTCATCCTCGTCCGGCCACGCTTCCTGACCGCGAACAAGACCTCGCCATCGCTCCACGTCGCCACGCAGGTGATGGTACTTCTGTCGGTGGCCATTCCTCTCGCGGCCTTTGCCTCGCCGGCCTTCGCCGACGCCGGCCCTACCGCCGAAACGATCGTCAAGCAGGTGAACGACCGCGACCCGAGCCAACAACACTCCCAAGAGATCACGATCGAGCTCATCGACCCGTCGGATGTCCGGCGGGTGCGCGAAACGCGCCTTTTGCAAAAGAAGGCGGACGGCGTCACCCGAACCGCCATCTATTTCACCGGGCCAAGGAGCCTCCGGGGCACCGGGTTCCTGACGTACGACTATAAGGAAGAGGGTCGCGACGACGACCAATGGCTGTACCTCCCAGCTCTGCGAAAGGTCCGCCGGCTCTCGAGCTCGGACCGGGGAGACTCCTTCCTTGGCACCGACATGACCTACGAGGACATGAAGCTCAGCAACAAACTCAGCACCCAGGACTACACCTGGACGCGGCTCGGCGACGAAGACGTCGCCGGCGCGCCCCACCATGTCATCGAAGGGAAAGCGATCAACGAGGACGTGGCGGAAGAAATCGGATACAGCCGCATGCGCGTCTGGGTGGACCCCGGGACCTGGATCCCGCGCGTCGCCGAGATGTGGGACGTCGCGGGAAACCCGCTGAAGCGGGTCGAGGTGTCCGAGACACGCGAGATCGACGGGATCTGGACGCCCCACCGCATCGAAGTTGTAAATC
Proteins encoded in this region:
- a CDS encoding outer membrane lipoprotein-sorting protein — translated: MRSPENVRGAEAFFTAVLAWPRVIIALSLLLLIVSAAFLPSLREDMRDQAFMPADDPMVAFSEQNAKRFGFADAIAIAVIDNSPTGVFNPETLTLVDWLTRDLKTVEGIDPQSVASLSTESAITSTDEGMFIEPFFRTVPDTAPEAEAVRTMVMDSTLHLGTLVTADGTGTLVLGELLDPKFGSQAYKDVLRRIEDAPKTDQEIHVAGEGASAGYLAEYVDADAMRLNPAAFLMLLVVLSACYRSVRGTLIPLFVALGSTIVAIGIMAAADVPFYVITSGLTVILIAISVADCVHILGQHYEEQTLDPEAPLLAVTARAMANIYSPVLVTSLTSAVGFLGLSAAAFMPPMVALGRFAAVGVMAALVLSLFTVPAILVILPKRGSRAFEHGIGPDGRPRVDAVGNAVAAVGGAAARHPWAVILGTVVVLIAGTISISRIQLEDERILMFEPSAPIRIADQAINERFAGTYFVDVIVETTEEEGLFLPENLRRIERLQAFLAALPRVGGATSIVDHIKQMNRSVNEGREDAYVLPDNADVIAQYMLLYSASVDPSRQAELSTIDYRATPVRAMLDRGRMSDFSIVTNATQEFIRDEFNAPGITARLSGPGAIESSRAEAMRTGSLRGLATCFLTVWIVTLICFRSLAASLLTMVPVASAVFITYAVMGAFGIWLSAPTVMTAALAIGLAVDPAVHTVGQLNALVHRDGLSLEEALPVLFRSTGRALFFDVLAISLCFGVLMLSALFGLREFGFLLVVCVTTSFIATIGLLPALFILVRPRFLTANKTSPSLHVATQVMVLLSVAIPLAAFASPAFADAGPTAETIVKQVNDRDPSQQHSQEITIELIDPSDVRRVRETRLLQKKADGVTRTAIYFTGPRSLRGTGFLTYDYKEEGRDDDQWLYLPALRKVRRLSSSDRGDSFLGTDMTYEDMKLSNKLSTQDYTWTRLGDEDVAGAPHHVIEGKAINEDVAEEIGYSRMRVWVDPGTWIPRVAEMWDVAGNPLKRVEVSETREIDGIWTPHRIEVVNHKNDHRTVLSVKKVDYATEVDASLLTQNALRRGP